ctgacgtaaacacggaagcctgcactgcgttcactacgtcaactgcgtatgacaacagttgaAAACattcggatttgatcaaaaatatcttcatttttgttccgaagatgaacaaaggtcttacgggtttgggacgtcatgagggtgagtacttaatgacagaaatgtcatttttgggtgaactaaccctttaatgtgtggCCATGGTATGGCTCCCTGGGCTATTTTTGAAATGCTTAAGTTTACACAGGTGTCATGTCAAAGTAACCACAGGTGTAGTTcatcattttaaagggttagctcacccaaaaatgaacattttgtcatcatttattcaccctcatgtcattccaaaccaaaaagacatttgttaatcttcaaaacacaaattaagatatttgtaaataaacctgagaggtttctgtccctccattggaAGTCCAGGAAGCCAAAACTTAGaagatcttaaaaaaaaaaataaaaaaaaaaaggtcataaaggctgtgataaaattaatccatatgaattaagtgttttttgttgttgttcatcatataaagcgatcaaatCTTTTCACAAGATTTAAATTAAACTGCCTTGATTATGGTTTcattttacaatgtctttatgacctttttggatatttgtacattttggttacctggactttcaatggagggacaggtTTCTCAGTGGATGTCAGGTTTCAttacaaatatcttaatttgtgattcGAAGATTAtccaaagtcttatgggtttggaacggcGCAAGTAactgatgaaagaattttcattttttgagtgaactatccatttaactATGAATGTTTTTCACTACCATTTAACAGCAAGAAAGTGTCACAATATTTCATGTCTTCATGAACAGTATATAATTTgctttaattgcattttggggCCACTTTACATCACATTGCAGTGGAGCACTATCAGAATCTGAACTGGTTTTGACTAGTataatgtaagttttttttattgtacacAGAACTCCATCTAAAAACAACACATGCCAGTCGTCACCTGAGGACTGGTTCAAGAGAAGGCAGAGATCAGTAGACAATCAGTATGACGTGGCACCAAGGATGCATGGCTTCAACAGCAGCTTTCACACCAACAGGAGCGCTGATCTCAAAACCCGCAGTGGTTTGAAAGACGGTTCAAACAAGCAAACTGGAAAGGTCTGATTCTAGTATGGCCATTTGATTGATTTGCATCTTTATGCTGTTGCACATTTAAAAGCCTAACAAAGTTTTTCGATCTTTCAGATGTTGAAGGACAACAGAGATGAGCCTTCCTCTCAGGACAAAAGAATCAGCAGGAGATCAACAGACAGAGGTGCTAATTCCTTTCAAGAAGcgtaatgataataatttacTGATTAAATCGTAATCAAAGGAATTGTTTCTGTTTCCAGGTTACAGAGGGTCCAGACCTTCCCCAAACCCCGCTGACAGAGCCAAATCGGGCATTACATGTAGCACATTTGAAATGAAACTTGCCGATTTCCCTGAATTGGGTGATATCACACCAGGCAACCATACAGCAGCTTCCCTGCACCAGGAACCAACAGTATGTGCTAGTGCAGTCATGCCAGCAGAGTGTCAGAGTTCACCAGCACTCGTTTGTAAGGTAACTTTCATGGATGATGGTTTGAGCCAAAGAACACATTGTTCTGTTAGAGCACCAGCTGTATATTAACATGCGCTGCCTTCATGTTAATAACgaaacttgttttttttagaatgtacCAAAACGAAGAACCAAGTCTGCACAGCAAGTCTCGTCCAGTGGAAAGTGTGAAATGTCAGTAGCTATCGCAGCAGGTAAAGATGTGCAAACATGCATtagaaatcaaaatggaccctgtttattttcttagtcaccatgaaatcaatattgactattcttattttttagggaatattgcagtatgtattataaattatttatctgtgcacatctttttttttttttaagttatgtgcccttgtaatttttaatcaaagtaaCCCCTCCCACTTGctgcgacatctcttctctgatgacgtgtttctGACGCAAGGGCGGGGACAATCTGTCACTCACATTTCAAACCACAACACTCTAACGACTCAATCATTtttctgatggacaaaatcaagtcccaaacttttttcttgttcgatAAGCCATTTCACTCGATTATATATGTAAGAATAGGGAAAAAACCccatcgcaacttccgtttaaTGCCAACTTTAATAATACATGTCTTCCCTTTTCTTATTTTGCACAATTTGTCAGTTCATGGTATTtcaaggaaaataaataaataaataaatagaattttcagtttaatttaacTTGGGAAATGCACCATATTACGGAAAATGGGTTGTGCATCTTTTTTAATTcgatttttatgttaaaattcaATATTAAAGCAATTAAACGGGATCATATTCTTTAAAATCCAATCTGATTTAGATCAGGATAGTGCAGTATCCAATCCCACTGGATCTTCAGCTCAGTCCTGGGCAAACATTGCCTCTCAGCCTCCCAGAGTCATCCAGAAAAGCCTCAAAGCCAACACATCTTCTCAGGTAGACCACTGCACTGTCCATCAGCATTTTGAGCATGTACTATATAAAATAGACACAATTTTCACCATTTTCTGTGTCTAGGAGGATTTATCTGCACAACCATTAGAGCAGAAtacagagaagaagaagaggaagaaaaagaaaaaatccaaAACAGCATCTGAGAACACAGAGGAACAAGAGGAACATCTGATACAGCAGGAGCCACCGAAGTTTGAGGTAAAATCTGTTGATTTATGTATCTTCATGCATGAAGTTAGATTTTAGTAGTTTCATGTTTAAGTTGTTAGTTGGGAAAAAAACTGGTGTTTAAATCAGTgtcattattgttaactaaaactattaaatcatttttaaaaccattttttgaaataaagttgaaataaaatattaatatcagATGATGCcttgctttggcaactaactgaaataagttcaaGATGACATAATCAATTACTAATACtaaaacataaattaactaaatgtatatagaaatataaaaaaagaacaaaaatatcaaaagcacaaaaaactgaaactaaaattaaaataaaacctgaaaGTACTATAATAGTacttaaataatactaaaaaaactGGTATAAATTTTAGAAGCTTTAGAAGCAGTTTTAGAAGCTTTTATAACTTTTATTATttgataatatttatttaaaattttaattgttgAAATATTACTTTTTGTCCTTATTTTCttatctttgatttttaacCTACATTAGAAGCATAATGGTGATTTATCTAAGTGTTGTTTTTGTAGGATGAAAAAGAGTTTCCAGACCTGTCGCTTGCATTTGTGAGTTTATTCTTTTGGCCTGAGCACATCCTGATGCCAACAGttcatataaaatgtttgaatatCAAAGATTGAAATATGCACATGTTTATTGTATCATCTGTAATTATATTTCTTCAGGAACTCAAAGGACATTCAGTAGCACAAAAAGAAGGACTGTCTCTACACCCAGAGATAAAACACAAAGCCACTACACCTACTTCTGCCTCCATTGATACTAAGAAAACACAGGTTGGTGTTTGTTTCCAGTGGAATGTTTAAACCctatcaaaacaaaacactccGTCCATCATGTATAAGGGTGTACACTTAAATCTGATTGAACTTGACCATGCAATGTAAAATTAATaactaaattatttttctgaaaaTTGAGACAGTTTCACATTGTAATTGATTTCTATCCCATCTTATCTCATCAGACTTGTCAGAAAAAGTCAAAAGTTCCTGTACAGCTTGACCTTGGAAACATGCTGGCAGTTCTTGAGCAGAAGCAACAGTCTCAAAAATCCAAACAAGATCAGCGACCAGTTACACTTTcaggtaaaaaaatataaatggatACATTGGTtagtttaatgcatttaaagggatagtttaccaaaaaaaaaaaattctgtcatcatttactcatttcatcatgttgttgcaaacccataagacctttgttcatcttcaagacacaaataaacatatttttaatgaaatctgagagatttctgtccctcttttgaaagtctattcacccaaaacaCTGACGGTTCAAAACGGTTCTTAAAGAGagcataaaagtaatccaaatGAATCAAGTGGTtaaatccaagtcttctgaagagactcgatcactgtACATTAAGGGTGAAACGGTACACAGAAGTCACGGATCAGTACATACCTCGGTTTTGGGGTCATGGTTCGATACGAGTTTGGtacaaaaaaagcaacaaatgcCCAATGCTAGGTTTCTTTTCATTCATTTGGAACAGATGGTAGTGCAAATTACAGTTTGTTCCACCTAGTGGCATTTAGTCCCCCTGAGGTACAGTAGTTTGTACAGTACAGCCTCCTTTAGATTGACCAATGCTGCACAGTAAAATCCAATGGCTGTGTTTTGCGTAGCCTACCTGACATTTTCTTTGCACGTGAGAGTTCATAGTAGTAGTAGTGAGAATTCCATGACACAAATCGCCACAATGCCAAATGATTTTGTCTCATAACAGTGGAAACAAATTAAAATGCTCTGTCATTTAtagtcatacagataagagtaagacatcattcgaaactgttttgtctaaaaacaaaacattgtgcttttataaaataaagaaaacaaacaggattcTGCTTTCTGCCATCTCGGTTTCCTTTCTGTGAAGTTTGTGGAGCGTCAGGAGCGTGTCACAAAAATTAATCGAAATTCAGCATATAGGCTACTAGCAAGCTCTTGCGTGCCATCTGAACTCGTCATTCTTGTTTTGGGTTGGTGCATAGATCATCTCTTCTTCTGCtgctgctctttttcctgttgtggcggttagcaaacagcattgcattaccacgcgcccccttctggattggagtgtggaacGCCtatgactgactgtattcgtcgtccgACTGTGTGCATCGAACCGTGACGTCTGTACCGTGATGGTTctggatgaatacatgtaccgttacacccctactttacatgataaaaagatttaatttaggattttattcaccatataaacattgataagtaaacaaacagaagctcaaccatacTTGCTTGACaggtgagaacaaacctcattggttctcgcgcatcaagcaagcacatttgagcttccgtttTTACCAAATTTGAGCACTCTGCTCTATGTACATttgctgatcagtgtttatatgtgtataaaagcctaaattaaatctgttcatataaagtgatcgtgtctcttcagaagacttgaattaaaccactcaattcatatgcaTTACTTTTCCGTTCTCTTTATGAGCGTTTTGAAGCTTCAGAGTTTTGGATGAATAGactcaatggagggacagaaatctctcagttttaattaaaaataattaattatgtgtgcttcatttgtgttttgaagatgaacaaaagtcatacaggtttggaaccacatgagtgtgaataaattacagaatttttattcttggacaaactaaccctttaaagtcttaGTAGAATACCATGATGTTAGTCACCACGtctaatataacaaataatattaccggTGTGTTAGTTGGAGGAGCTCTACCTGTAGTCCACAAAGAAACTTCAGTTCAGAAAAAGGCATGGCAGCAAGAGAAAACACCGCACAACCCGCTGGACTCCACTTGTCCATTAGTGAAGAAGGGAAAACAGCGAGAAGTTCCCAAGGCGAAAAAACCAACACCACTCAAAAGAGTGAGTCCAGTGtccatttaaaggtgcagtgtgtaatttctgtgccaTTGGTGTCATCAAACAGAATTGCCATTTATATTTGATGCTGCTATtagtgcagaaattacacaaacctttaaaaaaagaaaaaaaaaaaattcttgtaaATTTTGAATCAGCATTCTAAAAGATGTTTTGCATTTTGAACAACTGAGGTCATTCTTCgggagagagaggagaggaaaCAGAACCGCCTGCTGGAGGAGAGAGACCCGGCCCGAGTGGCCACTGAAGCTGCTGAAAAGGAAACTAGTAATAGTGAGAATCCTTCTGAAACAAGCCTGCCTGACAATGACCAACATCTCCACACAAGTATGAAACATACTGTAATATTATCATCACATAAGTGATAACTGTAGACAATTACTGAGGTTGCTCagaatatgaaatgttttagtgttttgttgGTCTCATTAGTGTTTTTGCAATATGTGGAATGAAGATGTTCACGATCTGTATCAGATATAGATGAGAACCCTGGACTCGTTGGTACTGAGGAGTCAGAGTGTGACCAGCCTGGTTCACCTTCTGAGCACAAGCTGGATGACAGTGTGTCAGAGAATGCAACACTAAAATCCTGGAATCCCAATTCCAATCCCAATCTTCCCAAAATCCACAGCAGGAAGTTCAGAGAGTAAGAAAATCaatgttatgtttttgttttggctttagTTTTGTTTCTCAAAGATATGCAAATTGTTTCGCAAAAACACTAGAAGACATGATGAAATTAAGTTTTGGGTCCTgcaaaaaactgtttttcaagTGAAGCATGAAAATACattatagtaataattattattattattattattaattttttcttcTAATTCTACAGCTACTGCAATCAAGTGCTTAGCAAAGATGTAGATGAATGTGTGAGCAGCTTACTGAAGGAGCTGGTAAGATTTCAGGATCGTCTTTATCAGAAAGACCCCATGAAGGCCAGGATGAAGCGCAGGCTGGTCATGGGCCTACGAGAGGTGCTGAAACACCTCAAACTCAGGAAGGTCAAGTGCGTTATCATCTCGCCCAACTGTGAACGTATTCAGTCCAAAGGTAGCGTGAACTTATAGCACAAACTTGCATTTTGATTCATGTTGCAGCTGTAATTGTTGCTGATGGATGGCCTGTTGTATTAATGTAGGAGGTCTAGATGAGGCTCTTCACACTATCATTGACACATGCCGGGATCAAGGTATCCCATTTGTGTTTGCCTTGTCGAGAAAGGCGCTGGGCCGCTGTGTTAATAAAGCCGTTCCTGTCAGCTTGGTAGGCATCTTTAACTATGATGGCGCACAGGTAAGTACCAGAAGTTTCTGGTTGTAGTTGTGGTAAATATTGTTGGCTCTTGTAAAGAATCTTGAGTGGCATTACTGTAAAATAAGTCattatacttaaagggatagttcacccaaaaatgaaaattattccattatttactcaccctcaagccatccttggtgtatatgactgtcttctttcagacaaacacaatcggagttatattaaaaaacatccttgctcttccaagcttaaCTAGCTTCTGGCTGACAGCTATGCAAATTGAATTACGGcagaagagtaacccctgatgtGACGAATGATGTATTGACGaatgcggaagcgcagaggatagagcaaaacaaaacaatggtcatgaattagaagtctaaaatgagaatttttttaaagagaaatgttggaggatttcgatatatgAGAAGTGgagccattcactaccattataaagctttgaagagcaaggatatattttaatataactcaaattgtgtttgtctgaaagaagatatacaaatcatgggataatttttattttggggtaaactatccctttaactgatTGTATTAATTCAGTGAATTTTGCTGATTCCTGTACATGTAATTATTTCATGGCCACAGGACCATTATCACAAAATGATTGAGTTATCAGCCGAGGCCAGGAAGGCCTATGAGGTGATGATTGCAAATCTGGAGGCAGAATCACAGGAACAGCAGGAGGAGCTACAGGAGGTGGAGCCGTCGGAAAAAACTTCTGGAACAGAAGAGCCAGAGTACAGTACGTCCTAATTAAAAACCTAAAAATAGTGCGAATTTATTGCTTTTACGTGCAATACTGCGGTTTCATTATTCTTTTAGTTAACTACTCTGTTAAACTACTCTTAACtggtaaatatgtaaatgtgtaaCTTATTTGCTTTGTTTATAGGTATTCCGGCCATGAATAGCCCCAAGagtttttgtgaaattatgttAGTGATTGATGATATGTGTACAGATATTGTGTAAGATCTACACAAAATAGAGGAAATCagataaaattattttagaCAGTGTGTGCTCAAAGTTCACTAAAACGAGAACAGAAAATGTGAATTATCTGGAATTGACACATTTCTTACTTAAAAGGGCCACAGTAaacattaaagtgcccctattatgctgttttggaggtctcctacacaGGGCCGAATGCAGGGTTTTATAATCACAGAGGTCTCAAATTTGAGCTAGTTAAGGGGGTTTGGGGGAAATTTTTGATTTCTCTGATCTACatatgtgcatttaaaaaaaattggataaCAATAGCTTTAAAACCATGTCAGTGGGCAGTAGATTATTTGTCAATacctggggcctgtaccatgaagccagattagctggctagccaggtaagtttcagattagtttgcgccaatcctgggttttaggtaccattaaagtgacttggcttttagtggtgttcatcaccatagtaacttacgctGCAGGGGGTGATATGCTCTGaggcaggttatgttctgggtcagagatctcaaaccgaaattggGCCAATCGGATGTCACTCCCCCAGTTTcacttcctccaaattaaaggtcactatatagttaaaaataaatgtttaacaatgaaattgtctggctttaatgataattacttagaattattttatgatctatattattatttatccattacacacaagcaattttagtttcagttataattaagcatttagtttcaatgaatattaaaatattaatatatacagatcatatgtaatataaataagcttTAAATAAACTCTTGATATGACTGCATGTGACCTTAAATATTTGAGTCTCTATTGCTATATTATCAATatcaactatataaactaacttaacaagtttcacttgcactgatagtgcaagatcatttcttttatttgtcctctttcatggacaagtattttctttagtgtaaatgcgtttaaattcttaattttcttcaatctcttaaccttcagcaaaagagttttgaatcatGCTGGCTCTCACGAGAAGTGAATCACAGTTTttctgttgcaaggcatgtgattggctgtttgccactgatgtcacgcattcatgtgcacacactccacaaactcaggatcaaagcctgagctgacagagaaagttgatgatcagcatcatggtaccaacaaagccagattggagtggtttggttttgtcaacttgaaACTTATCCgataaccctgagtttgttcaactaccatcatggtacaggcccctgtTCTCTATTAGGcctattttcaattaaaaatggcGACTTTAGAGAAAGTTTATTAGTTTGCCTGGTTATTTTTGTCAgctgtttaactttttttttttatcctaaaacatgttaaaatatattacaataaaaacacttGTTGTAAATTCTActaatttttcacaattttactgttctttatttttgatcaaatttttgtcttgctgagcataagagactactttccaaaagattacaaaaaaaaaatcttaccaaccccaaactttttggGTGCAGTTATAAGCTGATACTCACATAATAGCCAGATACTGATTTGATCATCCTGAGTTTTTATTAAAGGACTTTTCATTAAAGTGCTAATCATTTGTTTACATATTTTGATGCAAAAACTTGATAATGTATAAGAATTATTTGCTCACTGCATTTTGATTCACCCGTTTGTTTTAATCTGTTCTTTTCTCAGTTAAAATCTGGAAGAAAATGCTTGAGAAAGATTACAACCACCCTTTCCTGGATTTCGAGGACCAGTTTTCATCTGTTTCCATTGGTTCAGAACAGCTGCTGGATGACCATGAAGGAAGTTGATGGAAGTACATACAGTAGACGAATgagacaaatgtttttgtttgtttgcagtttCGAGGCCATGCTTCTGTGACACGGAAACAGATCACTACAGTGTTTCCAACCCCGCGTGAGCCTCTAGCACCTTGTGAGATATGTCAGGAATAGCTTGAAATACCAAATGTGCCTATCTAAgaggattttattaaaaaatgtaaacatattttccTGTGACCTGGAATGGTGTATTAAATCAAGAGGCAATACAGCTGAGAATAGCGAACAGCCCTTGACTACATATTTTCTTATAGATATCACATACTTAGTTTGATGTTTCCAGTCTGAATGGTGAATATTTTTGCAAATAGCTAATATCCCTGTATTTCTATTAAAATTAGTGTAATAGTTTGATAAAATCATAGAAACAATCTGAACCACTTAATTTATGTACATGTTTACATTtgtaaatcaaatgtattttCCTTCTCATGTTGAATGCACAATTTTACTGATCATGACCACTGTGTTTGCAGCCCACGTATCGTGACTATTGGCAGGGTGCCGTTTAATTCTGAAGGCTTATAAGCAAATGATTGTTACGACCGTGAACTGTTGGTGGGAATACCTCTCCCTCCTAGAACTTATTAAACATCACTTGCCTAAATCATAGTCTCCACTTTTAATTTATAACTCTCCTCTGGCTGTTCCTCAACACTAGCTAATCCATTAATACTGAGTCCTTGAGGTAGTTCTCCTTAAATGTTTCAACGTGAGTTTAGCTCTATGTCTTTATGCTATCGGCTGCAGGTAATAGGGAATGTGTGTGTTATGCAGTTGTGTAGTACTCTGTGGTTCGTGGCATATTTGTGCAGCATAGAGCTAACAATTCACAACTTCACTTagtaacaaattattttttacataaacattttGCCCTGCTTCTGTATAGTTTCAGAATGTTGACTTTGGGACCAAAACAACTTTGTGATTGTGAAGGTTTTAGAGTTTTCTCCAGTATTTGCAATAAATTCATTGCAATAAATGATCTTGTTGTGTCAGAAATGCCCTTGTCTTTGGAATACCATTATATATTTAGAAATCAGAAATTTATGTGTAGTGCTTAAAAGGTTgattcacccaaatatgaaaattctgtcatcatttactattGTTAATCATAAAAA
This Ctenopharyngodon idella isolate HZGC_01 chromosome 5, HZGC01, whole genome shotgun sequence DNA region includes the following protein-coding sequences:
- the LOC127512629 gene encoding selenocysteine insertion sequence-binding protein 2-like isoform X1 → MEDHFKRTPSKNNTCQSSPEDWFKRRQRSVDNQYDVAPRMHGFNSSFHTNRSADLKTRSGLKDGSNKQTGKMLKDNRDEPSSQDKRISRRSTDRGYRGSRPSPNPADRAKSGITCSTFEMKLADFPELGDITPGNHTAASLHQEPTVCASAVMPAECQSSPALVCKNVPKRRTKSAQQVSSSGKCEMSVAIAADQDSAVSNPTGSSAQSWANIASQPPRVIQKSLKANTSSQEDLSAQPLEQNTEKKKRKKKKKSKTASENTEEQEEHLIQQEPPKFEDEKEFPDLSLAFELKGHSVAQKEGLSLHPEIKHKATTPTSASIDTKKTQTCQKKSKVPVQLDLGNMLAVLEQKQQSQKSKQDQRPVTLSVGGALPVVHKETSVQKKAWQQEKTPHNPLDSTCPLVKKGKQREVPKAKKPTPLKRVILREREERKQNRLLEERDPARVATEAAEKETSNSENPSETSLPDNDQHLHTNIDENPGLVGTEESECDQPGSPSEHKLDDSVSENATLKSWNPNSNPNLPKIHSRKFRDYCNQVLSKDVDECVSSLLKELVRFQDRLYQKDPMKARMKRRLVMGLREVLKHLKLRKVKCVIISPNCERIQSKGGLDEALHTIIDTCRDQGIPFVFALSRKALGRCVNKAVPVSLVGIFNYDGAQDHYHKMIELSAEARKAYEVMIANLEAESQEQQEELQEVEPSEKTSGTEEPEYIKIWKKMLEKDYNHPFLDFEDQFSSVSIGSEQLLDDHEGS
- the LOC127512629 gene encoding selenocysteine insertion sequence-binding protein 2-like isoform X2, with translation MEDHFKRTPSKNNTCQSSPEDWFKRRQRSVDNQYDVAPRMHGFNSSFHTNRSADLKTRSGLKDGSNKQTGKMLKDNRDEPSSQDKRISRRSTDRGYRGSRPSPNPADRAKSGITCSTFEMKLADFPELGDITPGNHTAASLHQEPTVCASAVMPAECQSSPALVCKNVPKRRTKSAQQVSSSGKCEMSVAIAADQDSAVSNPTGSSAQSWANIASQPPRVIQKSLKANTSSQEDLSAQPLEQNTEKKKRKKKKKSKTASENTEEQEEHLIQQEPPKFEELKGHSVAQKEGLSLHPEIKHKATTPTSASIDTKKTQTCQKKSKVPVQLDLGNMLAVLEQKQQSQKSKQDQRPVTLSVGGALPVVHKETSVQKKAWQQEKTPHNPLDSTCPLVKKGKQREVPKAKKPTPLKRVILREREERKQNRLLEERDPARVATEAAEKETSNSENPSETSLPDNDQHLHTNIDENPGLVGTEESECDQPGSPSEHKLDDSVSENATLKSWNPNSNPNLPKIHSRKFRDYCNQVLSKDVDECVSSLLKELVRFQDRLYQKDPMKARMKRRLVMGLREVLKHLKLRKVKCVIISPNCERIQSKGGLDEALHTIIDTCRDQGIPFVFALSRKALGRCVNKAVPVSLVGIFNYDGAQDHYHKMIELSAEARKAYEVMIANLEAESQEQQEELQEVEPSEKTSGTEEPEYIKIWKKMLEKDYNHPFLDFEDQFSSVSIGSEQLLDDHEGS